A single genomic interval of Hevea brasiliensis isolate MT/VB/25A 57/8 chromosome 4, ASM3005281v1, whole genome shotgun sequence harbors:
- the LOC110636390 gene encoding E3 ubiquitin-protein ligase UPL1 isoform X2 has product MKLKRRRSLEVPPKIKSFINSVTTTPLENIEEPLKSFVWEFDKGDFHHWVDLFNHFDSFFEKHLKPRKDLQVEDNFLESDPSFPREAVLQILRVIRIILENCTNKHFYSSYEHLSFLLASTDADVIEACLQTLAAFLKKTIGKYSIRDAFLNAKLFSLAQGWGGKEEGLGLIACTVENGCDPVAFELGCTLHFEFYELDESSSENHTKDQPRGLQIIHLPNVNTCSETDLELLNKLVAGYKVPLSLRFPLLTRLRFARAFGSLASRQQYTCIRLYAFIVLVQANSDADDLVSFFNSEPEFVNELVSLLSYEDAVPEKIRILCLLSLVALSQDRSRQPTVLAAVTSDGHRGILSSLMQKAIDSVVSGTSKWSVVFAEALLSLVTVLVSSSSGCTAMREAGFIPTLLPLLKDTDPQHLHLVGTAVHILETFMDFSNPAAALFRELGGLDDTISRLKIEVSYVENGSKQQGEDSDLRGRSLQADSGASSELDNMCPLYSEALVSYHRLLLMKNLLRAISLGTYAPGNTSRIYGSEESLLPQCLCIIFRRAKDFGGGVFSLAATVTSDLIHKDPTCFPVLEAAGLPSAFLNAIMDGVLCSAEAIMCIPQCLDALCLNNNGLQAVKDCNALRCFVKIFTSRTYLRVLTGDTPGSLSTGLDELMRHASSLRGPGVDMVIEILNAISKIGSGVDASCSSLDSLCCSGSTPVPMETDAEERCSVPADDGESIRMDSSEHPTEPSSDATIVNVESFLPDCVSNAARLLETILQNADTCRVFIEKKGIDAVLQLFNLPLMPLSASIGQSISIAFKNFSQQHSASLARAVCTFLREQVKSVNELLVSVGGTQLAAVESANQTKVLRYLSSLEGLLSLSNFLLKGTTTVVSELGTADADILKDLGKTYREIIWQISLCNDSEVDEKRHTDQEIENADASSSNVVGRDSDDDTNIPVVRYMNPVSIRNGSQSVWGGEREFLSVLRSGEGLHRRSRHGLAHMRGGRTARHLDALNIDSEVPSNVLETSSLDVKKISPDVLVLEILNKLASTLRSFFTALVKGFTSPNRRRADLGSLSSVSKTLGTALAKIFFEAFSFSGYSTSGLDMSLSVKCRYLGKIVDDMAALTFDSRRRTCYTAMVNNFYVHGTFRELLATFEATSQLLWTLPYPFPAHTAEHEKASEGNKLSQCTWLLDTLQSYCRVLEYFVNSSLLLSATSASQAQLLVQPVAVSLSIGLFPVPRDPEVFVRMLQSQVLDVILPVWNHPMFPNCSPGFIASIVSVVTHVYSGVGDVKRNRSGIAGSTNQRFMPPPPDEGTIATIVEMGFSRARAEEALRRVETNSVEMAMEWLFNHADDPVQEDDELARALALSLGSSSEGSKVDNVDKSIDLLTEEAQMKAPPVDDILAASVKLFQSSDTMAFSLTDLLVTLCNRNKGEDRPKVASYLIQQLKLCPLDFSKDSSALCMISHILALLLFEDGTVREIAAENGIIPATIDILMNFKASNASANEILVPRCISALLLILDNMLQSRPRISSEALEGTQTGSLPDSSVIASAIEGKLAADIPDKETSSAFEKILGKSTGCLTYEESHKVLLLACDLMKQHVPAVITQAVLQLCARLTKTHALALKFLEGGGLVALFNLPRSCFFPGVAAAIIRHLIEDPQTLQTAMELEIRQTLSGNRHVGRTNPRTFLTKMAPVISRDPVVFMKAAAAVCQLELSGGRTLVVLSKEKEKEKDKSKASGGDESVRISENKVHDGVGKCAKGHKKIPANLAQVIDQLLDIVLKYPLPKNEEGCTSESNSMEVDEPATKVKGKSKVDETRKVESESERSAGLVKVTFVLKLLSEILLMYVQAVGVILRRDSELCQLRASNQTDSPGNGGMVHHVLHRLLPMSTDKSVGPDEWRTKLSERASWFLVVLCGRSGEGRRRVISELVKAMSSFLFLESNSSKSTLVPDKKVFAFADLVYSILSKNASSGNLPASGCSPDIAKSMIDGGMVQGLTGILQVIDLDHPDAPKIVNLLLKALESLTRAANASEQVLKSEGLNKKKTIGSNGRPDDQTTTSASEAVEHNQNSGLAEVPNGEETEERSQVPNQNEGNHDAHPHQSAPQDMRIEVEETMANNPPMEIGMDFMREEMEEGGVLHNTDQIDMTFRVENRADDDMGDEDDDMGDEGEEDEDDDDDGEDEDEDIAEDGAGMMSLADTDVEDHDDTGLGDDYNDAMIDEDDDFHEHRVIEVRWREAFDGLDHLQVLGQPGAASNLIDVAAEPFEGVNVDDLFGLPRPLGFERRRQSVRPSFERSVTEANGLQHPLLLRPSQSGDPVSMWSSGGHSSRDLEALSAGSFDVAHFYMFDAPVLPYDHVSSSLFGDRLGSAVPPSLTDYSVGMDSLQIQGRRGPGDGRWTDDGRLQASTQGAVIAQAVEEMFLSQLRSLTPASGHAERQSNHSGVQESQPANDPPSNGGQVVLGGDNTSSQQTEVQRQENGNEVTHQLSPAVERVSGQEQVNSSSPVEDAGECLLVHESMSVQTISLNGTPNGHDNMDIGEGNGTAIDQVETMPEPVNSSTEYHAALQCEGVAEGPASLNDVPAEAGVCSGHAGTDGQSNNNVFMDSGLVMGTLDSANVDLDMNGPDAEGDQLEQPIPASEHAVDEPSSRQDTVVAQEADQADQVSTNNEASGATAIDPTFLEALPEDLRAEVLASQQAQSVQPPTYTPTPVDDIDPEFLAALPPDIQAEVLAQQRVQRIAQQAEGQPVDMDNASIIATFPADLREEVLLTSSEAVLSALPSPLLAEAQMLRDRAMSHYQAHSLFGGGHRLTSRRNGLGFDRQTVMDRGVGVTIGRRAASAIADSMKVKEIEGEPLLDANALKALVRLLRLSQPLGKGLLQRLFLNLCAHSVTRVTLVRLLLDMIKPEAEGSVSGLAMVNSQRLYGCQSNVVYGRSQLLDGLPPLVLHRILEILTYLATNHSSIANMMVYLDPSIVPEHLGPKYLESKMDKGKEKIESGGDASKSLVNADDVPLILFLKLLNRRHFLCSTAHLEQVMGLLQVVIYTAASKSEGQALSGHQTTNSEKQNVSEASCDDQKGPPLEPESNQEDKFTTAELTTSDGKRSFSTSNIFFRLPLPDLRNLCSLLGREGLSDKVYMLAGEVLKKLASVVTSHRKFFSSELSELAHSLSNSAVSELVTLRNTQMLGLSAGSMAGAAILRVLQALSSLNSSSVNENTGLDSDGEQEEQATMWNLNVALEPLWRELSECISVTETQLGQGSFSQSMSNINLGEHVQGSSSPLPAGTQRLLPFIEAFFVLCEKLQANRSVMQQDHANVTAREVKESAGGSSSLTKSCSVDSQRKLDGAVTFARFAEKHRRLLNTFIRQNPGLLEKSLYLMLKAPKLIDFDNKRAYFRSRIRQQHEQQLSGPLRISVRRAYVLEDSYNQLRMRPNQDLKGRLNVQFQGEEGIDAGGLTREWYQLLSRVIFDKGALLFTTVGNNATFQPNPNSVYQTEHLSYFKFVGRVVAKALFDGQLLDVYFTRSFYKHILGVKVTYHDIEAVDPDYYKNLKWMLENDVSDIPDLSFSMDADEEKHILYEKTEVTDYELKPGGRNIRVTEETKHEYVDLVADHILTNAIRPQINSFLEGFNELVPPELISIFNDKELELLISGLPEIDLDDLKANTEYTGYTAASSVVQWFWEVVKGFNKEDMARLLQFVTGTSKVPLEGFKALQGISGAQRFQIHKAYGAPERLPSAHTCFNQLDLPEYASKEHLKERLLLAIHEASEGFGFG; this is encoded by the exons ATGAAGCTCAAGCGGAGGAGGTCTTTGGAAGTG CCTCCCAAAATTAAATCCTTCATCAATAGTGTTACTACTACTCCGCTCGAGAATATAGAAGAACCCCTGAAAAGTTTTGTGTGGGAGTTCGATAAG GGAGATTTTCATCACTGGGTTGATCTTTTTAACCATTTTGATTCTTTTTTTGAGAAGCACCTAAAACCAAGAAAAGATTTGCAGGTTGAGGACAATTTTTTGGAATCTGATCCTTCCTTTCCTAGAGAAGCTGTTCTTCAAATTCTCCGTGTTATCAGAATAATTTTGGAAAATTGCACAAATAAGCATTTTTATAGTTCTTACGAG CATCTTTCTTTCCTTCTTGCTTCTACTGATGCAGATGTGATAGAGGCTTGCCTGCAGACTTTGGCTGCATTTCTGAAGAAAACTATTGGAAAATATTCAATTCGAGATGCGTTTCTGAATGCAAAGCTATTTTCTCTGGCGCAAGGCTGGGGTGGAAAGGAAGAGGGTCTTGGATTGATTGCATGTACTGTGGAAAATGGGTGTGATCCTGTTGCATTTGAGTTAGGTTGCACGCTTCATTTTGAGTTCTATGAACTGGATGAGTCGTCAAGCGAGAACCACACCAAAGATCAGCCAAGAGGTCTGCAAATCATTCATTTACCTAATGTCAATACTTGTTCAGAAACAGATCTAGAACTTTTGAATAAGTTGGTTGCAGGGTACAAAGTACCTCTGAGCTTAAGATTCCCTCTATTGACAAGATTGCGATTTGCAAGGGCTTTTGGCTCTTTAGCTTCTCGGCAACAGTATACTTGCATTCGATTGTATGCCTTCATTGTTCTCGTTCAAGCAAATAGTGACGCTGATGACTTAGTTTCTTTCTTTAACTCTGAGCCAGAGTTTGTAAATGAGTTAGTTTCACTGCTGAGTTATGAAGATGCAGTTCCTGAGAAAATTCGAATCTTATGTCTCCTATCATTGGTTGCTCTTTCTCAAGATCGGTCCCGCCAACCAACTGTGTTGGCTGCTGTCACATCTGATGGGCATCGTGGCATCCTATCTAGCCTCATGCAGAAAGCCATTGATTCTGTTGTCAGTGGTACATCAAAATGGTCTGTTGTTTTCGCTGAAGCTTTACTATCTCTCGTCACTGTTTTGGTCTCATCATCATCAGGTTGCACAGCCATGCGTGAGGCAGGGTTTATTCCAACTCTTCTTCCTCTCCTTAAGGATACTGATCCTCAGCACTTGCACTTGGTTGGCACAGCAGTGCATATTCTAGAAACTTTCATGGATTTCAGTAACCCAGCTGCTGCACTGTTTAGAGAGTTGGGTGGTTTAGATGATACCATCTCTCGCTTGAAGATAGAAGTCTCATATGTAGAAAATGGTTCAAAGCAACAAGGAGAAGATTCTGATTTGAGGGGGAGAAGTCTGCAAGCTGATTCGGGTGCTTCCTCTGAGCTGGATAATATGTGCCCGTTATATTCTGAGGCACTGGTTTCATATCATCGGCTGCTACTGATGAAAAATCTGTTACGTGCTATATCCCTGGGAACATATGCCCCTGGTAACACTTCTCGTATCTACGGATCTGAGGAGAGTTTGTTGCCACAATGCCTATGCATAATCTTTAGAAGAGCAAAAGATTTTGGTGGTGGAGTATTTTCGCTTGCAGCAACTGTTACGAGTGATCTAATTCACAAGGATCCTACCTGTTTTCCTGTCTTAGAAGCAGCTGGTCTTCCTTCTGCATTCCTAAATGCTATAATGGATGGTGTTCTCTGCTCTGCAGAAGCCATAATGTGCATACCTCAATGTTTGGATGCCTTGTGCTTAAACAATAACGGTCTTCAGGCTGTAAAAGATTGTAATGCTTTGAGATGCTTTGTGAAAATTTTTACATCTAGAACATATTTGCGTGTCCTTACTGGTGATACACCAGGGTCCTTGTCTACTGGACTGGATGAACTAATGCGCCATGCTTCTTCACTGCGTGGACCTGGAGTGGATATGGTTATTGAAATCTTGAATGCCATTTCAAAAATAGGGTCTGGAGTTGATGCCTCTTGCTCATCCTTAGATTCTCTTTGCTGCTCTGGCTCTACTCCTGTTCCCATGGAAACTGATGCTGAAGAAAGGTGCTCAGTTCCAGCAGATGATGGGGAATCTATCAGGATGGATAGTTCAGAGCATCCCACTGAGCCATCGTCAGATGCTACAATAGTGAATGTTGAGTCATTCCTTCCTGATTGTGTAAGCAATGCTGCTCGTCTTCTTGAAACAATTCTTCAGAATGCTGACACATGTCGTGTATTTATTGAGAAGAAGGGGATTGATGCTGTTCTGCAAttatttaatttgcctctaatgcCTCTTTCAGCATCTATTGGTCAGAGTATCTCTATTGCCTTCAAGAACTTCTCGCAACAGCATTCTGCTTCTCTGGCTCGGGCAGTATGCACATTCTTGAGAGAACAAGTGAAATCCGTGAACGAACTTTTAGTTTCAGTTGGAGGAACTCAGCTTGCTGCTGTAGAATCTGCTAACCAGACAAAGGTTCTGAGATATCTTTCCAGCCTTGAGGGTTTACTCTCTCTGTCCAATTTTTTGTTGAAGGGGACTACTACTGTTGTTTCTGAGTTAGGCACGGCAGATGCTGATATTTTGAAGGATTTAGGGAAGACATACCGCGAAATAATTTGGCAAATTTCTTTGTGTAATGACTCCGAAGTGGATGAGAAGAGGCATACAGATCAAGAAATTGAGAATGCAGATGCATCGTCCTCTAATGTTGTTGGAAGAGATAGTGATGATGACACAAATATTCCAGTTGTGAGATACATGAACCCAGTTTCTATTAGGAATGGTTCACAGTCCGTGTGGGGTGGAGAGCGGGAGTTTCTTTCAGTTCTTCGTTCAGGAGAAGGCTTACACCGTCGTAGTCGACATGGATTGGCACACATGCGTGGTGGGAGGACTGCTCGCCACCTGGATGCTTTAAACATTGATTCTGAAGTTCCTTCAAATGTACTGGAGACATCATCCTTGGATGTGAAAAAGATAAGTCCAGATGTTCTTGTCCTGGAAATTCTGAACAAGCTGGCATCCACTTTGCGTTCTTTCTTCACTGCCCTtgtcaaaggatttacatcaccTAACCGTCGTAGAGCTGATTTAGGGTCATTGAGTTCAGTGTCAAAAACCCTTGGAACTGCCCTGGCAAAAATATTTTTTGAGGCTTTCAGTTTCTCTGGGTATTCTACGTCCGGGCTTGATATGTCACTATCAGTGAAATGTCGATATCTTGGAAAGATTGTGGATGATATGGCAGCTCTCACATTTGACAGTAGACGTAGAACTTGCTACACAGCAATggttaataatttttatgtacATGGAACCTTTAGGGAGCTGCTTGCCACGTTCGAAGCCACAAGTCAACTATTGTGGACTCTACCATACCCTTTTCCAGCACATACTGCTGAGCATGAGAAGGCAAGTGAAGGAAATAAATTATCTCAATGTACGTGGCTGCTTGACACATTGCAAAGCTATTGCCGTGTGCTTGAGTACTTTGTTAACTCCTCTTTACTCTTGTCTGCAACCTCTGCATCCCAGGCCCAGTTGCTTGTCCAGCCGGTTGCAGTCAGTTTATCAATTGGTCTGTTTCCTGTTCCAAGGGATCCTGAAGTTTTTGTTCGCATGTTGCAATCTCAGGTTCTGGATGTGATATTGCCTGTCTGGAACCATCCCATGTTTCCAAATTGTAGTCCAGGATTCATTGCTTCTATTGTTTCAGTTGTTACACACGTATACTCTGGTGTTGGAGATGTAAAAAGGAATCGCAGTGGCATTGCAGGAAGCACAAATCAAAGGTTCATGCCACCACCTCCTGATGAGGGAACCATTGCAACTATTGTAGAAATGGGCTTCTCAAGGGCAAGAGCTGAGGAAGCATTGAGAAGGGTAGAAACAAATAGTGTTGAAATGGCCATGGAGTGGCTGTTTAATCATGCTGATGATCCTGTGCAGGAGGATGATGAACTGGCTCGAGCACTTGCTTTGTCACTAGGGAGCTCATCAGAAGGATCTAAAGTTGACAATGTAGACAAGTCAATAGATCTACTGACAGAAGAAGCACAAATGAAGGCACCTCCTGTTGATGATATTCTTGCAGCATCAGTGAAGTTATTTCAGAGTAGTGATACAATGGCATTCTCATTGACAGATTTATTAGTCACCCTTTGCAACCGAAACAAAGGAGAGGACCGTCCAAAGGTGGCATCTTATCTTATTCAGCAGCTAAAACTTTGTCCATTGGATTTTTCAAAGGATTCTAGTGCATTGTGTATGATATCACATATTTTAGCACTGCTGCTTTTTGAGGATGGAACTGTACGTGAAATTGCTGCAGAGAATGGTATCATACCTGCCACAATAGATATCTTGATGAATTTCAAGGCCAGCAATGCATCAGCAAATGAGATTCTTGTCCCAAGATGCATCAGTGCTTTGCTGCTTATCTTGGACAATATGTTGCAGTCCAGGCCTAGAATCTCTTCTGAAGCTCTGGAAGGGACTCAGACAGGATCTCTGCCAGATTCTTCAGTTATTGCATCAGCCATAGAAGGAAAACTGGCTGCAGATATTCCTGACAAGGAAACTAGCTCAGCATTTGAGAAAATATTGGGGAAGTCTACAGGTTGTTTGACTTATGAAGAGAGTCATAAGGTGCTCCTACTTGCTTGTGATTTGATGAAGCAACATGTTCCTGCTGTCATCACGCAGGCTGTTCTGCAGTTATGTGCTCGTTTGACAAAAACCCATGCTTTGGCACTGAAATTTCTTGAAGGTGGAGGATTAGTAGCTCTTTTTAATCTTCCAAGGAGTTGTTTTTTCCCTGGAGTTGCTGCTGCTATTATTCGGCATCTCATTGAAGACCCTCAGACTTTGCAAACTGCTATGGAATTGGAGATACGACAAACATTGAGTGGAAACAGGCATGTGGGGCGTACTAACCCGCGGACATTTTTGACAAAAATGGCACCTGTTATTTCTAGAGATCCTGTGGTGTTTATGAAAGCTGCAGCTGCAGTTTGTCAGTTGGAATTATCAGGGGGGAGGACCCTTGTGGTGTTATCAAAGGAAAAAGAGAAGGAAAAGGACAAATCAAAAGCATCAGGTGGTGATGAATCTGTCCGGATTTCTGAAAACAAGGTACACGATGGTGTAGGTAAATGTGCCAAAGGCCATAAAAAGATTCCTGCCAATCTTGCTCAAGTAATTGATCAGCTTTTGGACATAGTCTTGAAATACCCTTTGCCAAAAAATGAGGAGGGTTGTACAAGTGAATCAAATTCTATGGAGGTGGATGAACCTGCCACCAAGGTGAAGGGCAAATCTAAGGTTGATGAGACGAGGAAAGTGGAGTCTGAATCAGAAAGATCTGCTGGTTTGGTGAAGGTGacttttgttctcaagttattgaGTGAAATTCTTCTTATGTATGTACAGGCAGTTGGGGTCATACTGAGGCGGGATTCAGAATTGTGCCAACTCCGTGCATCTAATCAAACAGATAGTCCAGGGAATGGTGGGATGGTTCATCATGTGTTGCATCGGCTGCTTCCAATGTCTACTGACAAATCTGTAGGGCCTGATGAATGGAGAACCAAGTTGTCTGAAAGAGCTTCATGGTTTCTGGTGGTACTGTGTGGCCGATCTGGGGAAGGGCGGAGGCGAGTGATTAGTGAACTTGTTAAAGCTATGTCTTCATTCTTATTCTTGGAGAGCAATTCAAGTAAAAGCACGTTAGTGCCTGATAAAAAGGTTTTTGCATTTGCTGATTTGGTGTATTCTATTTTGTCAAAAAATGCATCCTCTGGCAACTTACCTGCTTCTGGATGTTCACCGGATATAGCAAAAAGCATGATAGATGGGGGGATGGTGCAGGGTCTAACAGGTATTCTGCAGGTAATTGATTTGGACCATCCTGATGCTCCCAAGATTGTTAATCTTCTACTCAAGGCTTTGGAAAGCCTGACGAGAGCTGCTAATGCCAGTGAACAAGTTCTTAAATCTGAGGGTCTGAACAAGAAGAAAACCATTGGATCAAATGGAAGACCAGATGATCAAACAACCACATCAGCTTCCGAGGCAGTAGAACATAACCAAAATAGTGGCTTAGCAGAAGTTCCAAATGGAGAGGAGACTGAAGAACGAAGCCAAGTTCCTAATCAAAATGAGGGTAATCATGATGCGCATCCGCATCAGTCTGCTCCACAAGATATGAGGATAGAAGTGGAAGAGACAATGGCCAACAACCCACCTATGGAGATTGGGATGGATTTCATGCGTGAAGAAATGGAAGAAGGTGGTGTTTTACACAACACTGACCAAATTGATATGACTTTCCGGGTTGAGAATAGGGCAGATGATGATATGGGTGATGAGGATGATGACATGGGAGATGagggtgaggaagatgaagatgatgatgatgatggggaAGATGAGGATGAGGATATTGCAGAGGATGGTGCTGGCATGATGTCTCTAGCAGATACTGATGTGGAAGACCATGATGATACTGGTTTGGGGGATGACTACAATGATGCGATGATTGATGAAGATGATGATTTTCATGAGCATCGTGTCATAGAGGTTAGGTGGAGGGAAGCCTTTGACGGGCTAGATCATTTACAGGTCCTTGGCCAACCTGGAGCTGCAAGCAATCTAATTGATGTTGCAGCTGAGCCTTTCGAAGGGGTGAATGTGGATGACCTTTTTGGTCTTCCTAGGCCTTTGGGTTTTGAGCGCCGGCGTCAGAGTGTTAGACCTTCCTTTGAGCGTTCTGTCACTGAAGCAAATGGACTTCAACATCCACTTCTCCTAAGGCCATCACAATCAGGGGATCCAGTTTCTATGTGGTCATCAGGTGGGCATTCATCCAGGGATTTAGAAGCCCTTTCAGCCGGGAGCTTTGATGTAGCTCACTTTTACATGTTTGATGCTCCTGTTCTTCCATATGATCATGTGTCAAGTAGTCTCTTTGGTGATCGTTTGGGTAGTGCAGTACCCCCATCTTTGACTGATTATTCTGTAGGCATGGACTCATTGCAGATACAGGGCCGAAGAGGTCCAGGGGATGGTCGGTGGACTGATGATGGTAGGCTGCAAGCAAGTACCCAAGGTGCTGTAATTGCGCAAGCAGTAGAGGAAATGTTCCTGTCTCAGTTGCGCAGTCTCACTCCGGCCAGTGGTCATGCTGAAAGGCAGTCCAATCATTCTGGAGTGCAAGAGAGTCAACCAGCTAATGACCCTCCATCCAATGGTGGCCAGGTAGTGTTGGGAGGTGACAATACTAGCAGTCAGCAAACTGAAGTTCAGCGGCAAGAAAATGGTAATGAAGTGACGCATCAGCTTAGTCCTGCAGTTGAGAGGGTTTCTGGCCAAGAGCAAGTCAATTCCTCATCTCCAGTTGAAGATGCAGGTGAATGTCTACTAGTACATGAGTCTATGTCAGTTCAAACAATTTCTCTGAATGGTACACCAAATGGTCATGATAACATGGACATTGGGGAAGGCAATGGAACTGCAATTGATCAAGTAGAGACGATGCCAGAGCCTGTTAACTCATCTACAGAATATCATGCTGCTCTGCAATGTGAAGGAGTTGCTGAGGGGCCTGCAAGTCTCAATGATGTGCCTGCTGAGGCTGGGGTTTGCAGTGGTCATGCAGGAACTGATGGTCAGTCCAATAACAATGTCTTCATGGATTCTGGTTTGGTAATGGGTACTCTAGATTCTGCAAATGTTGATCTTGATATGAATGGTCCTGATGCTGAAGGAGATCAGTTAGAGCAGCCTATTCCTGCTTCTGAACATGCAGTGGATGAGCCATCATCTAGGCAAGATACAGTGGTTGCTCAGGAAGCTGATCAGGCTGACCAAGTTAGTACAAATAACGAGGCCTCTGGTGCAACTGCAATTGATCCAACCTTCTTGGAAGCTCTACCTGAAGATTTACGGGCAGAAGTTCTAGCTTCTCAGCAAGCTCAATCTGTTCAACCTCCAACTTATACGCCAACTCCTGTTGATGATATTGATCCTGAGTTTTTGGCTGCCCTTCCTCCGGATATTCAAGCCGAAGTTTTGGCACAGCAAAGAGTGCAGAGGATTGCACAACAGGCTGAAGGACAGCCTGTTGACATGGATAATGCTTCAATAATTGCTACTTTCCCTGCTGATTTGCGTGAAGAG gTACTTTTGACTTCTTCAGAAGCAGTATTATCAGCATTGCCTTCTCCATTGCTTGCCGAAGCCCAAATGCTAAGGGATCGAGCAATGAGTCATTATCAGGCTCACAGCCTGTTTGGAGGCGGCCACAGACTGACTAGCCGTAGAAATGGTTTGGGGTTTGATAGGCAGACAGTGATGGACAGGGGTGTAGGAGTTACAATTGGACGGAGGGCAGCTTCTGCAATTGCAGATAGCATGAaggtgaaggaaattgaaggtgAGCCACTTCTGGATGCTAATGCTTTGAAAGCTTTGGTCCGCCTGCTACGGCTGTCACAG CCCCTTGGGAAAGGCCTTCTGCAAAGACTTTTCTTAAACCTCTGTGCACATAGCGTTACAAGGGTGACTTTAGTTCGTCTATTGCTTGATATGATTAAACCTGAGGCTGAAGGGTCAGTCAGTGGATTGGCAATGGTCAACTCCCAGAGGCTTTATGGCTGTCAGTCAAATGTTGTTTATGGTCGATCACAGTTGTTGGATG GCCTTCCTCCCTTGGTTCTGCATCGAATTCTTGAAATTTTGACGTATTTGGCTACAAATCATTCATCTATAGCAAATATGATGGTCTACTTGGATCCCTCAATTGTCCCAGAGCATTTAGGTCCAAAATATTTGGAAAGCAAGATGGATAAGGGTAAGGAGAAAATTGAGAGTGGCGGTGATGCATCAAAATCTTTGGTAAATGCGGATGATGTTCCTTTGATACTGTTCCTGAAGCTCTTGAATCGACGACATTTTTTGTGCAGCACTGCACATCTTGAGCAG GTTATGGGATTGCTTCAAGTAGTAATTTACACAGCTGCATCAAAATCAGAGGGCCAAGCCCTGTCTGGACATCAAACCACAAATTCTGAAAAGCAAAATGTGAGTGAAGCTTCATGTGATGATCAAAAAGGTCCTCCATTGGAACCAGAATCTAATCAAGAAGATAAGTTTACGACTGCTGAATTAACCACTTCAGATGGGAAGAGGAGCTTTAGTACAAGCAATATATTCTTCCGGCTGCCACTACCTGATTTGCGCAATCTGTGCAGCCTTCTTGGTCGTGAGGG GTTGTCAGACAAAGTTTATATGCTAGCTggtgaagtgctaaagaagttggcCTCTGTTGTCACATCCCATCGGAAGTTCTTCAGTTCAGAGCTTTCAGAATTAGCTCATAGTTTGAGCAATTCAGCTGTCAGTGAGCTTGTCACTCTGAGGAATACACAGATGCTGGGTCTTAGTGCAGGTTCCATGGCTGGGGCAGCAATCTTGCGTGTGTTGCAGGCACTCAGCTCGCTCAACTCATCCAGTGTTAATGAGAATACAGGGCTGGACAGTGATGGGGAACAGGAGGAGCAGGCCACCATGTGGAATTTAAATGTTGCACTTGAGCCCTTGTGGCGAGAACTGAGTGAATGCATTAGTGTGACTGAGACACAGCTGGGTCAGGGCTCATTTAGTCAATCCATGTCCAATATAAATTTGGGGGAGCATGTCCAGGGGAGTTCTTCTCCTCTTCCTGCTGGAACCCAAAGGTTACTACCTTTTATTGAAGCGTTCTTTGTTTTGTGTGAAAAACTACAAGCAAACAGGTCTGTCATGCAGCAAGACCATGCCAATGTAACTGCAAGAGAAGTGAAAGAGTCTGCTGGGGGCTCTTCTTCCTTGACCAAATCGTGCAGTGTAGATTCTCAGAGAAAGCTTGATGGTGCTGTTACATTTGCCAGGTTTGCTGAGAAGCACCGTCGGCTATTGAATACTTTTATAAGACAGAATCCTGGCTTATTGGAGAAATCACTTTATTTGATGCTGAAAGCACCAAAACTGATAGATTTTGACAACAAGAGAGCATATTTCCGCTCAAGAATAAGGCAACAACATGAACAACAACTCTCTGGTCCTTTGCGGATAAGTGTCCGGAGGGCATATGTTTTGGAGGATTCATACAATCAGTTGAGGATGCGACCTAATCAGGATCTGAAGGGACGGTTGAATGTGCAATTCCAAGGTGAAGAAGGTATCGATGCTGGAGGTTTGACAAGAGAATGGTATCAACTACTGTCAAGGGTTATATTTGACAAGGGAGCATTGCTTTTCACAACTGTGGGGAATAATGCGACTTTCCAGCCAAACCCTAATTCTGTGTATCAGACTGAACATCTTTCTTATTTCAAGTTTGTGGGTCGTGTG GTTGCGAAGGCACTCTTTGATGGCCAACTTTTGGATGTTTATTTTACACGATCTTTCTACAAACACATTCTTGGAGTAAAAGTGACTTACCATGACATAGAGGCTGTTGATCCTGATTATTACAAGAATTTGAAATGGATGCTAGAG AATGATGTGAGTGATATACCTGACTTGTCATTCAGCATGGATGCTGATGAAGAAAAGCACATCCTTTATGAGAAAACTGAG GTTACTGATTATGAGCTTAAACCCGGAGGAAGAAATATAAGGGTTACAGAAGAAACAAAACATGAGTATGTAGACCTTGTTGCTGATCATATCTTGACAAATGCTATTCGTCCTCAAATCAATTCCTTCTTGGAAGGGTTTAATGAATTGGTCCCTCCAGAACTTATTTCCATTTTTAATGATAAAGAACTCGAGCTTCTAATTAGTGGACTTCCTGAAATTGATT TGGATGATCTAAAAGCCAACACTGAGTACACTGGCTATACTGCAGCATCCAGTGTTGTTCAATGGTTTTGGGAGGTTGTTAAAGGTTTTAACAAGGAAGACATGGCAAGACTGCTGCAATTTGTTACCGGAACATCAAAG GTTCCATTGGAGGGTTT